Proteins encoded within one genomic window of Oryza brachyantha chromosome 7, ObraRS2, whole genome shotgun sequence:
- the LOC102710659 gene encoding LOW QUALITY PROTEIN: acetylserotonin O-methyltransferase 3-like (The sequence of the model RefSeq protein was modified relative to this genomic sequence to represent the inferred CDS: inserted 1 base in 1 codon), whose translation MQQKQQDGGHAKLAQEQLLQASTELMHHSLGYLNSMALGCAAKLGVADAIHRAGGRTSLDDLHAALSLGPSKLPYLRRVMRVLVASGVFAQADVDSAGSGGGYYSLTPVSSLLVTTGDGGGASCRSLLPFVLALLSPLCVTPAIGMAEWLKSGQEEMSFEMAYGAGFWSVCGRSPELGAFFNDAMAADSRFIMDMAIHGASQVFDKITSLVDVAGGTGGAARTVAAAFPHIKCSVLDLPHVIDSVASDHGDAVQFVAGDMMEFIPRADALLLKFVLHDWNDEDCIKILKRCKEAIPSRDAGGKIIVIDVVVGSSSQAVCQGTQQLFDXIVSLLTPGKERGEDEWCKIFTEAGFTEYKISPVLGIRSIIEVFP comes from the exons ATGCAGCAAAAGCAGCAAGACGGTGGCCATGCGAAGCTCGCTCAGGAGCAGCTGCTGCAAGCCAGCACGGAGCTGATGCACCACAGCCTGGGCTACCTCAACTCGATGGCCCTAGGGTGCGCTGCCAAGCtcggcgtcgccgacgccatccaccgcgccggcggccgcaccTCCTTGGACGACCTGCACGCCGCGCTGTCCCTCGGCCCAAGCAAGCTCCCCTACCTGCGCCGCGTGATGCGGGTGCTGGTCGCCTCGGGCGTCTTTGCGCAGGCCGACGTCGACAGCgctggcagcggcggcggctactaCAGCCTCACGCCCGTGTCGTCCCTGCTCGTcaccaccggcgacggcggcggcgccagctGCAGGAGCCTTCTGCCGTTCGTGCTCGCCCTCCTCTCACCGCTCTGCGTGACGCCGGCCATCGGCATGGCGGAGTGGCTCAAGAGCGGCCAGGAGGAGATGTCTTTCGAGATGGCGTACGGCGCGGGGTTTTGGAGCGTCTGCGGCCGTTCTCCGGAGCTCGGCGCGTTCTTCAACGACGCCATGGCGGCCGACTCTCGGTTCATCATGGACATGGCCATCCATGGTGCGAGCCAGGTGTTCGACAAGATCACCTCGCTGGTGGACGTCGCGGGAGGCACCGGCGGGGCGGCGAGGACGGTGGCCGCCGCATTCCCGCATATCAAGTGCAGCGTGCTGGACCTTCCGCACGTGATCGATTCCGTTGCGTCTGATCATGGCGATGCTGTTCAGTTTGTTGCTGGCGATATGATGGAATTCATCCCCCGGGCTGATGCACTCCTGCTTAAG TTTGTGCTACATGATTGGAACGACGAGGACTGCATAAAGATACTGAAACGATGCAAGGAAGCGATCCCTTCCAGAGACGCAGGAGGGAAGATCATCGTCATAGATGTTGTGGTTGGATCTTCTTCCCAGGCAGTGTGCCAGGGAACCCAACAACTATTCG TGATTGTCTCGCTTCTCACACCAGGGAAGGAGAGGGGCGAGGACGAGTGGTGCAAGATATTCACGGAGGCAGGGTTCACCGAGTATAAGATTAGTCCCGTGTTAGGTATTCGATCTATTATCGAGGTATTTCCATAG